From the Corallococcus caeni genome, one window contains:
- the coaD gene encoding pantetheine-phosphate adenylyltransferase, with the protein MPVAIYPGSFDPLTNGHLSLIQRSLKMFDRLIVAIAVNPKKTPLFSQEERIELIREAVNDPRVEVDAFHGLLVDYVHQRNVSVVIRGLRAVSDFEYEFQLANMNRKLAPDIDTVFMMTGEDYFYISSQLVREVATFGGNVEGLVPPNVNAGLKKKFGPKP; encoded by the coding sequence ATGCCGGTTGCCATCTATCCTGGTTCGTTTGATCCGCTCACCAACGGGCACCTGAGCCTCATCCAGCGCAGCCTGAAGATGTTCGACCGGCTCATCGTCGCCATCGCGGTGAACCCGAAGAAGACGCCCCTCTTCAGCCAGGAGGAGCGCATCGAGCTCATCCGCGAGGCGGTGAACGACCCCCGCGTGGAGGTGGACGCCTTCCACGGCCTGCTCGTGGACTACGTGCACCAGCGCAACGTGAGCGTCGTCATCCGCGGGCTGCGCGCGGTGTCGGACTTCGAATACGAGTTCCAGCTGGCGAACATGAACCGCAAGCTGGCGCCGGACATCGACACTGTCTTCATGATGACGGGCGAGGACTACTTCTACATCTCCTCGCAGCTCGTCCGGGAGGTCGCCACCTTCGGAGGGAACGTGGAAGGGCTCGTCCCCCCGAACGTGAACGCGGGGCTGAAGAAGAAGTTCGGCCCGAAACCGTAG
- the rsmD gene encoding 16S rRNA (guanine(966)-N(2))-methyltransferase RsmD: MRIVAGSAKGRALTGPKPSSGHIRPTADRVRETIFNMLGQFLDGQAVLDLYAGTGALGLEALSRGAGRLVLVDQDREALALCRKNTDDLGFTAQVSILAQPVVRALGTLGKQGEKFELVFADPPYAARVVETVLDAVAAAGVVTPGGTVVVEHDKREAAPDAHAGLTREDQRRFGDTLVSFYRAP; the protein is encoded by the coding sequence ATGCGCATCGTTGCAGGCAGCGCGAAGGGCCGGGCCCTGACGGGGCCCAAGCCGTCGTCCGGACACATCCGCCCCACGGCGGACCGGGTCCGTGAAACCATCTTCAACATGCTGGGCCAGTTCCTGGACGGCCAGGCCGTGCTGGACCTGTACGCGGGCACCGGCGCGCTGGGGCTGGAGGCCCTGTCGCGGGGCGCGGGCCGGCTGGTGCTGGTGGACCAGGACCGCGAGGCCCTGGCCCTGTGCCGCAAGAACACCGACGACCTGGGCTTCACCGCCCAGGTGTCCATCCTGGCGCAGCCCGTGGTGCGCGCGCTGGGGACGCTGGGCAAGCAGGGGGAGAAGTTCGAGCTCGTCTTCGCGGATCCGCCCTACGCGGCGCGCGTGGTGGAGACGGTGCTGGACGCGGTGGCGGCCGCGGGCGTGGTGACGCCGGGCGGCACGGTGGTGGTGGAGCACGACAAGCGGGAGGCGGCCCCGGACGCCCACGCGGGGCTCACCCGGGAGGATCAGCGCCGGTTCGGGGACACCCTGGTGAGCTTCTACCGGGCGCCGTGA